One Chitinophaga sp. H8 DNA window includes the following coding sequences:
- a CDS encoding NAD(P)H-dependent oxidoreductase, which yields MNHLIIYAHPNTASINYQLKETVISVTENAGHIVRVRDLYALDFNPVLSLKDLQDQRAGQPDAMITEEQRHIQWADMITFIYPVWWTGMPAIMKGYIDRVMTYGFAYRYTNGIQQGLLKGKTAFVINTQGKSHREYQAIGMDRALKLTSDTGVYTYCGFEVKQHLFLEQADRATGDVISNWLQQVTSAYEAIA from the coding sequence ATGAACCATTTAATTATCTATGCACATCCCAACACAGCAAGTATCAATTACCAGCTGAAAGAAACCGTTATCAGCGTTACGGAAAATGCCGGTCATATAGTAAGGGTACGCGACTTATATGCCCTGGATTTTAACCCGGTACTGTCATTAAAAGATCTGCAGGACCAGCGGGCAGGCCAACCCGATGCAATGATTACCGAAGAACAACGCCACATACAATGGGCAGATATGATCACCTTCATATATCCCGTATGGTGGACCGGTATGCCTGCCATTATGAAAGGATATATAGACCGCGTAATGACCTACGGATTTGCTTATCGTTATACCAACGGCATACAACAGGGATTATTAAAAGGTAAAACAGCTTTTGTAATCAATACACAGGGCAAATCGCACCGGGAATACCAGGCGATCGGCATGGATCGGGCACTAAAGCTCACCTCTGATACCGGTGTATATACTTACTGCGGATTTGAGGTAAAACAACACCTCTTTCTGGAGCAGGCCGACCGTGCCACGGGCGATGTGATCAGCAACTGGCTGCAACAGGTGACCAGCGCTTATGAAGCAATCGCATAA
- a CDS encoding helix-turn-helix transcriptional regulator, which produces MGKPGTHQGYSSKSIPVPPGWEAAFSPFYYAANRQQKTVIKRLLPTFQTILVFSFGHTTYIHPAGAQLLTIENSMVIGPLKKTLEYHLPPGSEILVANFKADAFYRFFGKALKPYRELLLHPDELTPAHCFATLWQELKTLPVVEQRVAKLLDFAGTYLREREIAAEYIINSKVPESLNPVKLIAHQNQQSARTIQLQYQKYLGYSAKEINRHQRFEKAVTLIQQQITTNTIDWFEVIHQCGYYDQSHLIHDFNFYMGISPVQFLKLQEDICIAAG; this is translated from the coding sequence TTGGGAAAACCCGGTACACACCAAGGCTATAGCAGCAAAAGCATCCCTGTTCCCCCAGGTTGGGAAGCGGCATTTTCCCCTTTTTATTATGCGGCCAACCGGCAGCAAAAAACTGTCATTAAAAGACTATTGCCCACTTTTCAAACCATCCTCGTATTCAGCTTCGGGCATACCACCTACATCCATCCTGCCGGGGCACAGCTACTGACAATTGAAAATAGTATGGTCATAGGCCCCCTGAAAAAAACACTGGAATACCACCTGCCGCCAGGCAGTGAAATACTGGTGGCTAACTTCAAGGCGGATGCTTTTTACCGTTTCTTTGGTAAAGCGTTAAAGCCTTACCGAGAACTGCTGCTCCATCCGGATGAACTAACGCCGGCACATTGTTTTGCTACACTATGGCAGGAACTTAAAACACTACCTGTTGTTGAACAACGGGTGGCAAAATTACTGGACTTTGCCGGCACTTATCTGCGGGAACGGGAAATAGCTGCGGAATATATTATCAATAGCAAAGTGCCGGAAAGCCTGAACCCGGTGAAACTGATTGCACACCAAAACCAACAAAGTGCAAGAACCATTCAGCTGCAATATCAAAAATACCTGGGCTACAGTGCTAAGGAAATAAACCGGCACCAAAGGTTCGAAAAGGCTGTTACGCTTATCCAACAGCAGATAACGACCAATACAATCGACTGGTTTGAGGTGATACACCAATGCGGCTATTATGATCAAAGTCACCTGATACACGACTTCAATTTTTATATGGGCATTTCACCGGTACAATTCCTCAAACTGCAGGAAGATATCTGCATAGCCGCCGGGTAA
- a CDS encoding GH92 family glycosyl hydrolase — MRFSVKYGRILAALGVVLASYPVTAQDKQPATIQNKTAATPLAYVDPYIGSGGHGHVFVGASVPFGAVQAGPTNIVKGWDWCSGYHYSDSVMIGFTQTHLSGTGIGDLGDVLIMPYTGKVKTNRGTQEDPTSGYASRYSHAHETAKPGYYAVLLEDYDVKAELTASERVAFHKYTFPANQPAHIIIDLKEGIGWDGATDTYLRQLDDHTLVGYRFSKGWAEDQRLWFAITSSVPVQQLALYDDNTPREGKELKAKYTKGVISFAQTPAAPVMLKVGISPVSSENALANIQAEIPGWDFTKVVHTAQEKWNKELSKIKVETTDEVQKRVFYTAMYHTMIAPALFNDHNGDYRGTDKKVYTHPGFDNYSIFSLWDIYRSAAPLNTILHPDKINSFVNSMLAIHRQQGKLPIWPLMGSETNCMVGYHAVPLIVDAYLKGYKGFNATEAFEAMKASSTRDDFGMKYIKEKGYIPADKEYESVSKALEYAIDDWCIAAMAKKMGKKADYEWYTKRAAYYKNYFDSNIKFVRPKMDDGSWKTPYDPFFSKHEKGDFTEGNGWQYTWLVPQDVYGLINLIGGDAAFTHKLDSLFTASGDMGAEASSDISGLIGMYAHGNEPSHHVTYMYAFAGEQWKTAEKVRQVMKDFYTDQPEGLAGNEDCGAMSSWYILSSLGFYPVNPANGVYVLGSPLFNKASIQVPNGKTFTIETVNNSAENIYIQSITLNGKPYTHSYLKHADIVKGGIIKFTMGNKPNHNFGNLQSSRPPAMLN, encoded by the coding sequence ATGAGATTCAGTGTAAAGTATGGCCGCATCCTCGCGGCACTGGGAGTTGTGCTGGCAAGTTATCCGGTTACAGCGCAGGACAAACAACCTGCTACAATTCAAAACAAAACAGCAGCTACACCGCTCGCTTATGTAGATCCCTACATTGGCTCCGGTGGACATGGTCACGTATTTGTTGGCGCCAGTGTTCCGTTTGGTGCCGTACAGGCCGGACCTACCAATATTGTAAAGGGATGGGACTGGTGTTCTGGTTATCACTATTCCGATAGTGTGATGATAGGCTTTACCCAAACCCACCTCAGCGGTACCGGTATCGGCGATCTGGGGGATGTACTGATCATGCCCTACACCGGTAAAGTGAAAACCAACCGGGGCACGCAGGAAGATCCAACCTCCGGCTATGCTTCCCGCTATTCACATGCGCATGAAACCGCTAAACCCGGTTACTATGCCGTATTGCTGGAAGATTATGATGTAAAAGCAGAACTGACCGCCTCTGAGAGAGTGGCTTTTCATAAATATACTTTTCCTGCCAATCAACCTGCACATATCATCATCGACCTGAAAGAAGGTATCGGATGGGATGGGGCTACCGACACCTACCTCCGCCAGCTGGATGATCATACCCTGGTAGGATACCGCTTTTCAAAAGGATGGGCGGAAGATCAACGCCTTTGGTTTGCGATCACCAGCTCCGTACCTGTTCAGCAACTGGCACTGTATGATGATAATACCCCCAGGGAAGGCAAGGAGTTAAAAGCAAAATATACAAAAGGTGTTATCTCTTTTGCACAAACACCTGCCGCTCCTGTGATGCTGAAAGTGGGCATCTCCCCGGTAAGCAGCGAAAATGCCCTGGCTAATATCCAGGCAGAAATCCCGGGATGGGATTTTACCAAAGTGGTACACACTGCGCAGGAAAAATGGAATAAAGAGCTGTCAAAAATAAAGGTGGAAACAACAGATGAAGTACAAAAACGGGTATTTTATACCGCTATGTATCATACGATGATCGCGCCTGCGCTCTTCAATGATCACAATGGTGATTATCGCGGTACCGATAAAAAAGTATATACCCATCCCGGATTTGATAACTACTCCATCTTTTCCCTGTGGGATATCTACCGCTCTGCTGCTCCGTTAAATACCATCCTGCATCCGGATAAAATAAACAGCTTCGTGAATTCTATGCTGGCTATTCACCGGCAACAAGGCAAATTGCCGATATGGCCCCTCATGGGTAGCGAAACGAATTGCATGGTAGGCTATCATGCCGTACCGCTGATCGTGGATGCCTACCTGAAAGGATATAAAGGGTTTAATGCTACCGAGGCTTTTGAAGCCATGAAAGCCTCCTCTACCCGGGATGATTTTGGCATGAAGTACATCAAGGAAAAAGGATATATCCCGGCAGATAAGGAATATGAATCTGTATCCAAAGCATTGGAATATGCAATTGATGACTGGTGTATTGCTGCTATGGCAAAGAAAATGGGTAAAAAAGCAGATTACGAATGGTATACCAAACGTGCGGCTTACTATAAAAACTACTTTGACAGCAACATCAAATTTGTTCGTCCTAAAATGGATGATGGCAGCTGGAAAACACCTTACGATCCTTTCTTCTCCAAACATGAAAAAGGCGACTTCACAGAAGGCAATGGCTGGCAATATACCTGGCTGGTGCCACAGGATGTTTATGGCCTGATTAACCTGATAGGTGGTGATGCCGCATTTACCCACAAACTGGACAGCCTCTTCACGGCTTCCGGTGATATGGGTGCAGAAGCGTCCAGTGATATCTCCGGTCTCATCGGCATGTATGCGCATGGTAATGAACCCAGTCATCATGTCACCTACATGTATGCTTTTGCAGGTGAGCAATGGAAAACTGCAGAGAAAGTAAGACAGGTGATGAAGGATTTCTATACAGATCAGCCGGAAGGCCTGGCAGGGAACGAAGATTGCGGGGCCATGTCTTCCTGGTATATCTTATCTTCTCTGGGATTTTACCCGGTAAATCCTGCCAATGGCGTGTATGTACTGGGCAGCCCATTGTTCAACAAAGCAAGTATCCAGGTGCCCAACGGGAAAACATTTACCATAGAAACGGTGAATAACAGCGCAGAGAATATCTATATCCAAAGTATCACTTTAAATGGTAAACCATATACGCATAGTTACCTTAAACATGCAGACATTGTAAAGGGCGGAATAATAAAATTTACGATGGGGAATAA
- a CDS encoding RagB/SusD family nutrient uptake outer membrane protein: MKLIRIFIIIFFTGTIGSCGKFLDVIPDNVATIENAFTSRTTAEKFLFTCYSYMPSHANPKTSGFLAGDEFWLPYPQIPQFYSNMVFENIAMGNQSVINPTLNYWDGDADPQVKIKSLFQALRDCNIFLENIPSVPGIQEVERRRWVAEVKFLKAYYHYWLVRMYGPIPLIKTNMDVSAGVEAVQVKRSPVDSCFNYIIQLLDETGEDLPAMIQNENNEAGRITRSGMLAIKANILVEAASPLFNGNTDMAALRNKDGEQLFNQTADKEKWGKAVAACKAAVEACHAAGLKLYKYEPKVITNELSSRTILQMGIRNSITEKWNSEVIWANTNSIADEIQRLSQARIDPSRPNNLGVRSLLAPTLKMAELFYTKNGVPIEEDVNWDYAGRYNVKTTTADDKFNLIENYETAGLHFDRENRFYADLAFDGGVWYGQGKFDDKNTWTVKAKTKQHAGKSGLSLYSVTGYWPKKLVHFQNVIEAGDGGPYTVVQYPWPVMRLANLYLLYAEALNEYNGPSGDAYHWINEVRARAGLQSVEASWSTYSRLSTKYTTKEGFRSIIQQERMIELAFEGQRYWDVRRWKKGREIFNTNIQGWDIQQDDAKLYYRVKTLFPKKFGSKEYFWPIKEYNLIVNKNLVQNLGW, from the coding sequence ATGAAGCTGATCAGGATATTTATAATAATATTTTTTACCGGTACAATAGGATCCTGTGGGAAGTTCCTGGATGTTATTCCGGATAATGTGGCCACTATTGAAAATGCATTTACCAGCAGGACTACAGCGGAGAAATTCCTTTTTACCTGCTATTCCTATATGCCTTCTCATGCCAATCCCAAAACATCAGGATTTCTGGCTGGGGATGAATTCTGGCTACCCTACCCGCAGATACCACAGTTTTATTCCAATATGGTATTTGAGAATATAGCGATGGGGAACCAGAGTGTTATCAATCCAACACTTAATTACTGGGATGGTGATGCAGATCCACAGGTTAAAATAAAATCATTGTTCCAGGCATTACGGGATTGTAACATTTTTTTGGAAAATATTCCCAGTGTGCCTGGCATCCAGGAGGTGGAAAGGAGAAGATGGGTAGCAGAGGTGAAATTCCTGAAGGCTTATTATCACTACTGGCTGGTAAGGATGTATGGGCCTATACCACTTATTAAAACGAATATGGACGTTTCTGCCGGCGTAGAAGCGGTGCAGGTAAAACGTTCTCCGGTTGACTCCTGTTTTAATTATATCATACAGCTGCTGGATGAAACAGGGGAAGACCTGCCGGCGATGATTCAGAATGAAAACAATGAAGCCGGAAGAATTACCCGGAGTGGTATGCTGGCTATAAAAGCTAATATCCTGGTGGAAGCAGCCAGCCCGTTATTTAACGGCAATACAGATATGGCTGCATTGCGGAATAAGGATGGAGAACAGCTTTTTAACCAGACGGCAGATAAAGAAAAATGGGGTAAGGCCGTAGCTGCCTGTAAGGCTGCAGTAGAGGCTTGTCATGCAGCCGGGCTGAAATTGTACAAGTATGAACCTAAAGTGATAACAAACGAATTATCTTCCCGCACCATATTGCAAATGGGCATCCGCAACAGTATTACAGAAAAGTGGAACAGTGAAGTGATATGGGCCAATACCAACAGCATCGCGGATGAAATACAAAGGTTGTCACAAGCGAGGATTGATCCCTCCCGTCCCAATAACCTTGGTGTAAGGTCATTACTGGCACCTACCTTAAAAATGGCAGAGCTGTTCTATACCAAAAATGGGGTGCCTATTGAAGAGGATGTGAACTGGGACTATGCTGGCAGATACAACGTTAAAACCACCACTGCCGATGACAAATTTAACCTGATAGAGAACTACGAAACCGCAGGCCTGCATTTTGACAGAGAGAACCGGTTTTATGCAGACCTCGCTTTTGACGGCGGCGTATGGTACGGACAGGGGAAATTTGATGATAAGAATACCTGGACTGTAAAAGCAAAAACCAAACAACATGCGGGTAAGTCAGGATTATCCCTGTATTCTGTCACCGGTTACTGGCCTAAAAAGCTGGTACATTTTCAAAATGTAATAGAGGCCGGTGATGGTGGTCCGTATACTGTTGTACAATACCCCTGGCCGGTAATGCGACTGGCTAACCTGTACCTGTTATACGCAGAAGCGCTGAATGAATATAACGGCCCTTCCGGGGATGCTTACCATTGGATCAACGAAGTAAGAGCCAGAGCCGGACTGCAATCAGTAGAAGCCTCCTGGTCCACCTATTCCAGGTTAAGTACCAAATACACCACTAAAGAAGGATTTAGAAGTATTATCCAGCAGGAGCGGATGATAGAGCTGGCATTTGAAGGACAGCGTTACTGGGATGTGCGGCGCTGGAAAAAAGGGAGGGAAATCTTTAATACCAATATCCAGGGATGGGATATCCAACAGGATGATGCCAAGCTGTATTACCGGGTAAAAACACTCTTTCCCAAGAAGTTCGGCAGCAAAGAATATTTCTGGCCTATTAAGGAGTACAATCTCATTGTAAACAAAAACCTGGTGCAAAACCTGGGATGGTAA
- a CDS encoding DUF5000 domain-containing lipoprotein — MNLSKYYIPALLISYLLIGGCKEKPIAPVDNGAPAPAQVTNITVERLAGGVKLKYRLPDDKNLQYVKVTCEINGQIREAKSSLYQNYLELKGFGDTTEKVLKVYSVNAAERTSEPVLIKVRPLWPPVQETFASLQLDRDFGGATVKFDNPSEADINIVMLTTDSNGDWVTSDVAYTKKRSGYFSVRGYDTVARKFAVYIKDRWDNRSDTLEKELVPVYEKQLDRLKFYEYPLPTDEKAAWNWWMPYLWDGIIVNNTNVDKPGFHTANGKWPQWFSFSIGVKAKLSRFRYWQRGSWVSFSDRNVKKFEIYGSNNPNPDGSWDSWTKLLEGESVKPSGLPMGTNTAEDLALIGAGEEFVFPPGTPAVKFIRIKVLETWSGDDAFFIMQVAFWGAEE, encoded by the coding sequence ATGAACTTATCAAAATATTATATACCAGCGCTGCTGATCAGTTATCTGCTGATAGGTGGTTGTAAAGAGAAGCCTATAGCGCCTGTAGATAACGGCGCACCAGCTCCGGCACAGGTTACAAATATTACTGTAGAGCGGTTGGCGGGAGGTGTAAAACTGAAATACCGGTTGCCCGATGATAAAAACCTGCAATACGTAAAGGTCACCTGCGAAATAAACGGACAAATCAGGGAGGCTAAATCTTCCCTCTACCAGAATTACCTGGAACTAAAAGGATTTGGCGATACTACGGAAAAAGTGTTGAAAGTATATTCTGTGAATGCCGCCGAAAGAACTTCTGAACCAGTATTGATTAAGGTAAGACCTTTATGGCCTCCGGTACAGGAAACTTTTGCATCGCTGCAGCTGGACCGGGATTTTGGAGGAGCCACCGTTAAGTTCGATAATCCATCAGAAGCTGATATAAATATCGTTATGCTGACTACGGATAGTAATGGCGATTGGGTAACGTCTGATGTGGCCTATACCAAAAAACGCAGTGGCTATTTCTCGGTAAGAGGATATGATACTGTTGCCCGCAAGTTTGCAGTATATATAAAAGACCGCTGGGATAACCGGTCGGATACCCTGGAAAAAGAACTGGTGCCTGTGTACGAAAAGCAGCTGGACCGGCTGAAGTTTTATGAATATCCGCTACCTACTGATGAAAAAGCTGCCTGGAATTGGTGGATGCCCTATTTGTGGGATGGTATCATCGTGAATAATACCAATGTAGATAAGCCAGGATTTCATACAGCTAATGGCAAATGGCCACAATGGTTTTCGTTCAGTATAGGCGTTAAGGCTAAGTTGAGCCGGTTCCGTTACTGGCAGCGGGGATCCTGGGTGTCATTTAGCGACAGGAATGTGAAGAAGTTTGAAATATACGGAAGTAATAATCCTAACCCGGATGGCAGCTGGGACAGCTGGACCAAATTGCTGGAAGGGGAATCGGTAAAACCTTCCGGGTTGCCGATGGGTACGAATACCGCCGAAGATCTCGCCCTCATTGGTGCCGGAGAAGAATTTGTATTCCCTCCTGGTACGCCTGCGGTTAAATTTATCCGTATCAAAGTTCTGGAAACATGGAGTGGCGATGATGCTTTCTTTATTATGCAGGTAGCCTTCTGGGGAGCAGAAGAATAA
- a CDS encoding SusC/RagA family TonB-linked outer membrane protein produces the protein MRKRLLKIPAWKLLFFSMPLCLYCMIYAGNGKAMAGTRIPQAGNNAADTTGIEIRGMVTDTLGNPIPGVTIMLKGNPKVGTVVDPNGKYLLVIPNKVGVLTLKMMGYVPQEVPVAGRKQIDIVLKSDAAALGEVVVVAFGKQKKQDMIGAVTSVNVADLKTPSSNLTTALAGQIAGMIAYQRSGEPGADNADFFIRGVTTFGYKKDPLILIDGIEVSSKDLARLQPDDVASFSILKDATATSLYGARGANGVILITTKEGKEGKLSVSIRVENSLSAPTRNVELADPITYMKLGNEAVLTRNPLGIPPYAQSKIDNTIAGGNPAVYPTTDWQKALFKRYTMNQRVNLNGSGGGKVARYYLAGTFNQDNGVLRVDGRNNFNSNVNLKTYSLRSNININMTPTTEVIARLSGTFDDYKGPIDGGSAIYNQGMHSNPVLFPAYFEPDEANAHVKHILFGNYGTGTYLNPYANLVKGYKEYASSKMDAQFELKQDLSFWTKGLTARVLFNTSRYTFYDVSRYYTPFYYAIGSYDRKTDVYQLMPLNETTGKEYLDFDQGAKDVRSTTYLEASINYQTTINQVHDLSGTLVSIMRNSIIGNAGDLQSSLPFRNAGISGRATYSYRSRYYAEFNFGYNGSERFYKTERFGFFPSAGIAWNISNEDFWKPIHPVVSNLKFRATYGLVGNDAIGRDNDRFFYLSNVNMDDWNKGAYFGTNNGYGRSGVTVSRYSNTDITWEKSRKTNIGFEATLKDKLTIEADYFHENRTNILMDRASIPTTMGLSAPVRANVGEAVSKGVDGSIVYSDFFGKNFWIKARANFTFATSAFKVYEEPQYAEGYKLHVGHSLSQQWGYIAERMFLDDAEVLNSPRQNFGVYAGGDLKYRDVNGDGQITDLDKVPLGYPTDPEIIYGFGFSMGYKNFDLSVFFQGSARSSFWIDAKNTAPFINETQLLKAYADSYWSEDNRNSYALWPRLSSTENNNNIQQSSWFMRDGDFLRMKTLEIGYTLPKRTKSMVWLSNARVYLSGINLFSLSKFKLWDVEMGGYGLGYPVQRVVNAGLFITL, from the coding sequence ATGAGAAAAAGATTACTTAAAATTCCCGCCTGGAAGTTGCTTTTTTTCTCCATGCCCCTTTGCCTGTACTGTATGATTTATGCTGGTAACGGGAAAGCAATGGCAGGAACGCGTATCCCGCAGGCTGGCAATAATGCCGCCGATACCACTGGTATTGAAATACGGGGTATGGTAACAGATACATTGGGTAATCCAATACCTGGTGTTACTATTATGTTGAAAGGTAACCCTAAAGTGGGTACCGTAGTAGACCCGAATGGAAAGTATTTATTGGTAATCCCTAACAAGGTGGGGGTACTGACCCTTAAAATGATGGGATACGTACCACAGGAAGTACCGGTAGCTGGCAGGAAACAAATTGACATCGTGTTGAAATCTGATGCCGCCGCATTGGGTGAAGTAGTGGTGGTAGCTTTTGGAAAGCAAAAGAAGCAGGATATGATTGGTGCAGTGACTTCTGTGAATGTTGCCGATCTGAAAACGCCTTCCAGCAATCTTACCACTGCACTTGCCGGGCAGATAGCCGGTATGATCGCTTATCAGCGGAGTGGTGAGCCAGGCGCTGATAACGCCGACTTTTTCATCCGGGGGGTCACCACTTTCGGATATAAAAAAGACCCGCTGATCCTGATAGATGGTATTGAAGTGAGTAGCAAAGACCTGGCACGTTTACAACCTGATGACGTGGCCAGCTTTTCCATTCTGAAAGATGCTACCGCTACCTCTTTATACGGTGCCCGCGGCGCAAACGGAGTAATCCTGATTACCACCAAAGAAGGTAAGGAAGGAAAGCTGAGCGTTTCTATAAGAGTGGAGAATTCCCTTTCTGCACCTACGAGGAATGTAGAACTTGCTGACCCTATCACCTATATGAAATTGGGGAATGAAGCAGTATTGACCAGGAATCCACTGGGCATACCTCCATATGCACAAAGCAAAATAGATAACACGATCGCGGGTGGAAATCCGGCAGTATACCCTACCACCGACTGGCAGAAAGCACTGTTTAAAAGGTATACGATGAACCAGCGGGTGAACCTGAACGGAAGTGGTGGTGGAAAAGTAGCCCGCTACTATCTTGCCGGTACTTTTAATCAGGACAATGGGGTACTGCGCGTAGATGGCAGAAATAATTTTAACAGTAATGTAAACCTGAAAACATACTCCCTGCGGTCTAATATTAATATTAACATGACCCCCACTACAGAGGTAATCGCGCGTTTGTCGGGTACTTTCGATGATTATAAAGGTCCGATTGACGGAGGGTCTGCTATATACAACCAGGGGATGCATAGTAACCCGGTATTGTTTCCTGCCTACTTTGAGCCTGATGAAGCAAACGCTCATGTAAAACATATCCTGTTCGGTAACTATGGCACAGGTACCTATCTGAACCCATATGCCAATCTGGTAAAAGGATATAAAGAGTATGCCAGCTCCAAAATGGACGCACAGTTTGAGCTGAAACAAGATCTTTCCTTCTGGACTAAAGGGCTTACCGCACGGGTGTTGTTCAATACTTCGCGGTATACTTTTTATGATGTGAGCCGTTATTATACCCCGTTTTATTATGCGATAGGTTCGTACGATCGTAAAACGGATGTTTATCAGTTAATGCCACTGAATGAAACTACCGGGAAAGAATATCTCGACTTTGATCAGGGGGCCAAAGATGTGCGTTCAACCACTTATCTGGAAGCAAGTATCAATTATCAAACCACGATCAACCAGGTTCATGACCTGAGCGGTACGCTGGTATCCATCATGCGTAACAGTATTATCGGAAATGCCGGTGATCTGCAAAGCTCCCTGCCATTCAGAAATGCGGGAATTTCAGGAAGAGCTACCTATTCTTACCGCAGCAGGTATTATGCAGAATTTAATTTCGGATACAATGGCTCTGAACGTTTCTATAAAACAGAACGTTTTGGGTTTTTCCCTTCTGCCGGTATTGCCTGGAATATCTCTAATGAAGATTTCTGGAAACCCATACATCCTGTTGTTTCAAATCTGAAATTCAGAGCCACTTATGGGCTTGTAGGGAATGATGCGATAGGAAGAGATAATGACCGGTTTTTCTATTTATCGAACGTAAATATGGATGACTGGAACAAGGGCGCCTATTTTGGCACCAACAACGGTTATGGAAGGAGTGGTGTTACTGTTTCCAGATATTCCAATACAGATATTACCTGGGAAAAATCGCGTAAAACCAATATTGGTTTTGAAGCAACTTTGAAGGATAAGCTGACTATTGAAGCAGATTATTTTCATGAAAACCGTACCAATATCCTGATGGACCGGGCTTCTATTCCTACTACCATGGGGCTTTCTGCCCCAGTAAGGGCCAATGTAGGAGAAGCGGTATCAAAAGGAGTTGACGGATCCATTGTGTATTCAGACTTTTTTGGAAAGAACTTCTGGATTAAAGCAAGGGCCAATTTTACTTTTGCCACCAGCGCTTTCAAAGTATATGAAGAACCACAGTATGCAGAAGGTTACAAACTGCATGTAGGCCATTCTTTATCACAGCAATGGGGATATATCGCAGAACGTATGTTTCTCGATGATGCAGAAGTACTCAATTCTCCCCGGCAGAATTTTGGTGTATATGCAGGAGGAGATCTGAAGTACCGGGATGTAAACGGAGATGGTCAGATTACAGACCTGGATAAAGTGCCGCTGGGATATCCTACCGATCCTGAAATTATTTACGGCTTTGGGTTTTCAATGGGGTATAAAAACTTTGACCTGTCTGTATTTTTCCAGGGATCGGCCCGTTCCTCTTTCTGGATTGATGCTAAAAATACCGCGCCGTTTATTAATGAAACACAATTGCTGAAAGCTTATGCCGATAGTTATTGGTCGGAGGATAACCGGAACAGTTATGCATTATGGCCCCGGTTGAGTTCCACGGAGAATAACAATAACATACAACAAAGTAGTTGGTTCATGCGTGATGGTGATTTTTTAAGGATGAAGACATTAGAGATAGGATACACCTTGCCTAAAAGAACAAAAAGCATGGTATGGCTTTCCAATGCCAGGGTTTACCTGAGTGGTATCAATCTGTTCTCTTTAAGCAAGTTCAAACTCTGGGATGTGGAAATGGGCGGATACGGGCTCGGCTATCCGGTGCAACGCGTAGTGAATGCAGGGCTTTTTATCACACTCTAA